The Bosea sp. 685 DNA window CGACGCGCCGCCCGTCCTTGGCCAGCGCGAGCGCGGCAGTGAGACCGACGGCCCCGGCGCCGACGATCGCGACATCGACATCGTGATCTTCAGAAGAACTCATGCTGTGTCGCTAGCTGAAGCGGGCGGACTTGGCCATCGGCCGCCGCGTCGCAGCTCAGGCGTTTGCGACCGTGAGGCCGGCCGGAGCATCGGCCTTCAACCTGTCGGAGCCATAGCCTTCATGTAGTGCCGAAACGAGCTTGGGAGCGAACTGCGTGAGGATATCGGCATCGCCGCTACGGACCATCGGCTCGGTCATGTCACGCGCCCGCCCCGTATGTGTAAGTTTCGCGAGGCCGACTCGGCGTCCCACGCCGGTCCCCCGCGCAGTCCAGCCGTTGCACGGGACGGATGCAAGTCCCTATGGTCTCCTGACCAAGTCAGGGAGTTGAATTCATGGTCAAGGCCATCCGCGTTCACAAGGTCGGCGGCCCCGAAGTGCTGCAATGGGACGATATCACGCTGCCCCAGCCGGGGCCGGGCGAGGTGCTGGTCAGGAACCGCGCCATCGGCCTGAACTTCATCGACACTTATTTCCGCACGGGCCTCTACGCCGTCCCGCAACTGCCCTTCGTGCCCGGCAATGAGGGAGCAGGCGAGGTTCTGGCGGTCGGTCCCAATGTCACCGAGTTCAAGCTTGGCGACCGCGTCGCCTATGTCGCGACGCTCGGTTCCTATGCCGAGGAGCGCATCGTCGCGGTTAATTCGGTCGTGGCGCTGCCGGATGCCGTCTCCTATGAAGCCGCCGCCAGCATGATGCTGAAGGGCATGACGGCGGAATACCTGCTCCACCGCACCTATAAGGTGAAGTCGGGTGATACCGTGCTCGTCCATGCCGCGGCCGGCGGCACCGGGCTGATCCTGTGCCAATGGGCCAAGGCGCTGGGCGCAACCGTGATCGGTACGGTCGGCTCGACGGAGAAGGCCGCGCTCGCCAAGGCGCATGGCGCCGACCACACCATCCTCTACCGCGAGGAGAACTTCCCGGCCCGCGTCAAGGAGATAACCGGCGGCAAGCTCTGCGCGGTGGTCTATGACGGCGTCGGCAAGGACACCTTCCTGCCCTCGCTCGATTGCCTGAGCCCCTTCGGCGTGCTGGCGAGCTTCGGCAACGCGTCTGGTGCTGTCGAGCCCTTTAATCTCGGCCTGCTCGGGCCGAAGGGCTCGCTCTACGTCACCCGGCCGACGCTCTTCACCCATATCGCCAAGCGCGAGACCATGATCGAGATGGCGGCCAATCTGTTTGGAGCCGTCGCGTCTGGCGCCGTCACCGTGCCGGTCAACGCGACCTTCGCGCTGCAGGACGCTGCCAATGCCCATCGCGCGCTTGAAAGCCGCGGCACCACCGGCTCGACCGTCCTGATCCCCTGACGCGAGCTTTGAAGCCGGTTCGAAAAAATCGAACCGGCTTTGAACCCGCCTGGCCCGGCCTGCGACCAATGAGGGTCAGCACATGCTGATCCTCATTCGGGAGACAGGTCATGAACCGGACCATTCGTTTCGCGGGGCTCGTCTTGGCTTCGCTCACCATCTCGACCGTCGCCATGGCCCAGCAGGGTGGCGGCGGAGGCCGTGGCGGCGACGGCGGCGGCAGCAATGGTGGCAACGGAGGAGGTGGCGATCCCTCGATCCTGCAGCTGCTGCGCGAGGATCACGCCAAGGCCCGCCTGACCCGTGCGGTCGAGTTGCGTCGCACTGGCACGGGCTGCCTCACCCATGTCTGTAACGAACCGCCGCCGCAGCGTCAGCGGCCCGTGCAGCAGGTCGCGGACACCAGCAATGCCTGCGCCGGCGGTGAGGTCTTCGCGGTGCGCGGCCGGGGCGGACAGATCATCCGCCATTTCTGCGAATATCCGTGAAAGTCTCAGAGCGTTTTCGAGCGAAGTGGACACCGGTTCGCGTGAAGAAAACGCGTCAAAACAAAGGTCTAGAGCAATTTTCGATCCAATTGGATCGAAAATTGCTCTAGACCGCGACGCCGTGCAAGTCATAGGCGTCGGCCCGCTCGATCTTCACCGTGACGATGTCGCCGGCCCGAAGCGGCCGGCGGCTCGCGACATAGACATTGCCGTCGATCTCGGGCGCGTCCCATTTCGAGCGGCCCTTGGCGACGGTCGGGCCGACCTCGTCGATGATGACGGAAATGCGCTTGCCGACGCGGTTCTTGACGATGCGCTTGCTGATCTCGGCCTGCGCCTTCATGAAGCGGTGCCAGCGCGCCTCTTTTTCCTCTTCCGGGACCAGAGCGAGGCCCAGATCATTGGCCGGCGCGCCCTTCACAGGCTCATATTTAAAGCAGCCGACGCGCTCGAGCTTGGCTTCCTTCAGCCAATCGAGCAGGAACTGCACATCCTCCTCCGTCTCGCCGGGGAAGCCGACGATGAAGGTCGAGCGGATGGCGAGATCCGGGCAGATCTCGCGCCATTTGCGCAGGCGGTCGAGCGTCCGGTCCTGGTGAGCGGGCCGCTTCATCGCCTTGAGAACATTGGGGGAAGCGTGCTGGAAGGGGATGTCGAGATAAGGCAGGATCAACCCTTCCTGCATCAGGGGAATGACCTCGTCGACATGCGGATACGGATAGACGTAATGCATCCGCACCCAGATGCCCATCTGGCCTAATTCGCGGGCGAGCTCGAAGAAGCGCGTGCGCACCTCGCGATCCTGCCACATCGATGGGGCGTATTTGATGTCGAGGCCATAGGCGCTGGTGTCCTGCGAGATCACCAGCAGTTCCTTGACGCCGGCCTTGACCAGCTTCTCGGCCTCGCGCAACACCTCGCCGATCGGCCGCGAGACCAGATCGCCGCGCAGCTTGGGGATGATGCAGAAGCTGCAGCGGTTGTTGCAGCCCTCCGAAATCTTCAGATAGGCGTAATGGCGCGGCGTCAACTTGATGCCCTGGTCCGGGACAAGGTCGACGAAGGGGTCGTGCCGTGGCGGTACCGCCTGGTGCACGGCCGAGACGACGCTCTCATAGGCCTGAGGGCCGGTGATCGCGAGTACGTTCGGGAAGGCATCGCGGATCTGCTCGGGCTCGGCGCCCATGCAGCCGGTGACGATGACCTTGCCGTTTTCCGACATCGCCGCCCCGATTGCCTCCAGCGATTCCGCCTTGGCACTGTCGAGGAAGCCGCAGGTGTTGACGATGACGAGATCGGCGCCTGCGTGCGACTTGCTGAGCTCATAGCCCTCCGAGCGCAGCGAGGTGATGATCCGCTCGGAATCGACCAGGGCCTTGGGGCAGCCCAGCGAAACGAAAGAGATTTTCGGCGCGACGGCGTTCATCGGCAGGCGACTCGACAATTCTGAAAGGAAGCGGCGCGGCATGGCTCGCACACGGCGCTTCCTTTGAACCGTTTCAGTCTGTTTGGCAAATCCGGCAGGTTATGCCGCTGCTTCCGTCGAAACCGGCCGCTCCGAATCCTGCGTCCAGTCGGTCATCGAGCCATCATAGAGCGCGACCTCCTCCCGGCCGAGCACCTCGGACATCACGAACCAGTTCAGCGCCGCCGTGTGGCCGGTGTTGCAATAGGAGATCGCCGGCCCGTTCGGGACGCCGGCAAACAGCGCGGACAGATCGCCGACCGGCTTCAGCGCGCCTGTGTTGGGATCGAAGGCCTCGGCATAGTCGCGCGAGACCGCCCCGGGGATATGCCCGGCGCGGGACGCCTCGGCGGCTTTCTCGCGGCCCTCGAAATAGCTCGTTGAACGCGCATCGACCAGGGTCGCGAGCTTGCCGCGCGAAGCCACGAGGGTTGCGTCAGTATTGCTGCGCAGCTGCTGTTGCATCACGACCAGATAGGAATCGGTCGATTTCGGAGCGGATGGCCCGGTTTCGACCGGGCGCTGCGGATCAGCGCTCCAGGCCTTGAAGCCGCCGTCGAGAATGGCCTGTTGGCCGTGGCCGATCAGCTTCAGCGTCCAGTAGATTCGCGCGGCGGCGGCAAAGTCGGTCGCGCTGACGCCCGCCGGCACGATGACGACGTCATCATGCGGCTTGATGCCGAGCCTTCCTGCGAGCGCGGCCAGATGCTCAAGCGACGGCAGCATGCCTGGCGCATTACCGACCTTGGCGCGCCAGCCATCGGTGGCATAATCGCTGTGCACGGCGCCGGGAACATGTCCCGCTTCATAGGCAGCCTTGCCGCCGCCGTCGACCGAGGAGCGGATGTCGACGACGACCAGATTGCTGTCGCCCAGGCGCTGACTGAGAGCTTCGGGCGTGATCAGTCCGGAGAATTGGGTTTTGCTCATTCGGCCGCCACCTTCTGCAATTCGTCGACAACATCGAGCGTGTAGCTCATCTCGGCGGTCGCCCCGAGCATGATCGAAGCCGAACAGTATTTTTCCTTCGACAATGTGACGGCCCGCTCCGCCTTCGCCTGCGACAGCCCACGCCCGGTGATCTTGTAGGCGAGGTGGATCTTGGTGAAGACCTTGGGATCCTCCGTGGCGCGTTCCGCCTCGACCTCGACGTCACAACCA harbors:
- a CDS encoding quinone oxidoreductase — protein: MVKAIRVHKVGGPEVLQWDDITLPQPGPGEVLVRNRAIGLNFIDTYFRTGLYAVPQLPFVPGNEGAGEVLAVGPNVTEFKLGDRVAYVATLGSYAEERIVAVNSVVALPDAVSYEAAASMMLKGMTAEYLLHRTYKVKSGDTVLVHAAAGGTGLILCQWAKALGATVIGTVGSTEKAALAKAHGADHTILYREENFPARVKEITGGKLCAVVYDGVGKDTFLPSLDCLSPFGVLASFGNASGAVEPFNLGLLGPKGSLYVTRPTLFTHIAKRETMIEMAANLFGAVASGAVTVPVNATFALQDAANAHRALESRGTTGSTVLIP
- the rimO gene encoding 30S ribosomal protein S12 methylthiotransferase RimO, which translates into the protein MNAVAPKISFVSLGCPKALVDSERIITSLRSEGYELSKSHAGADLVIVNTCGFLDSAKAESLEAIGAAMSENGKVIVTGCMGAEPEQIRDAFPNVLAITGPQAYESVVSAVHQAVPPRHDPFVDLVPDQGIKLTPRHYAYLKISEGCNNRCSFCIIPKLRGDLVSRPIGEVLREAEKLVKAGVKELLVISQDTSAYGLDIKYAPSMWQDREVRTRFFELARELGQMGIWVRMHYVYPYPHVDEVIPLMQEGLILPYLDIPFQHASPNVLKAMKRPAHQDRTLDRLRKWREICPDLAIRSTFIVGFPGETEEDVQFLLDWLKEAKLERVGCFKYEPVKGAPANDLGLALVPEEEKEARWHRFMKAQAEISKRIVKNRVGKRISVIIDEVGPTVAKGRSKWDAPEIDGNVYVASRRPLRAGDIVTVKIERADAYDLHGVAV
- a CDS encoding sulfurtransferase, which encodes MSKTQFSGLITPEALSQRLGDSNLVVVDIRSSVDGGGKAAYEAGHVPGAVHSDYATDGWRAKVGNAPGMLPSLEHLAALAGRLGIKPHDDVVIVPAGVSATDFAAAARIYWTLKLIGHGQQAILDGGFKAWSADPQRPVETGPSAPKSTDSYLVVMQQQLRSNTDATLVASRGKLATLVDARSTSYFEGREKAAEASRAGHIPGAVSRDYAEAFDPNTGALKPVGDLSALFAGVPNGPAISYCNTGHTAALNWFVMSEVLGREEVALYDGSMTDWTQDSERPVSTEAAA
- a CDS encoding OsmC family protein, whose translation is MKARAKWVEGMAFMGEAGSGHAVMMDGAPEYGGRNIGIRPMEMLLIGLAGCTGFDVVQILKKGRESVTGCDVEVEAERATEDPKVFTKIHLAYKITGRGLSQAKAERAVTLSKEKYCSASIMLGATAEMSYTLDVVDELQKVAAE